From the Hoplias malabaricus isolate fHopMal1 chromosome 13, fHopMal1.hap1, whole genome shotgun sequence genome, the window gagaggagagagagacagagagagagagagagagacagagagagagagagagacagagagagagagagacagagagagagacagagacagagagggagacagagagagagagagagacagagagagagagagagcagaaaaagagagagagagagagaacacattgTGGAAAGTTTACTCGAACTTTTTTACGACTCATTTACGACTTGAAATGTCATCATTTATTTGAAAAACCAATTTCCATCCccctttttttccacattttgtcTTTTCCACTTGGTCctggtttaaaaatatttttgaatgttttgcggctttattattattattattatttttaattattttggaCTTTTTCCAATTAAGTTTAAAGACTGAGAGCAGCAGTTCCCCTCTgttcccaaacatttacagaacGTTGTTAACAAAGAGATGATGCAGCACAGTGGTAAACCTGCCCCTGTCTCAACTATTTTTGAAGGTGCTTCTGGCACCAGTCTAAAATGATGCCAGATAATTGATGATTTTCAGCACGTAAAATGTTATCTTTCTactattttctgttaaatacacCTTTACAGACCAGtcgtagttcatctgttgcccTGCATTCTTTACTAtcctcctttcaccctgttgttTAATGGTCAACCCCCCGCCCCAGGACCTCCACCCCGAGGCAGGTGTGATGtggcgctgcagtgacactgacgtggtggtggtgtgttagtgtgttatgTTGTCcaaataatactaataaaaacacatgctaataacaaaaataatatttacaaaattataaaaaatactaaatatatgtaaaagaaAGTAAATAATAAGTAACTAAATAATAATAGTTTATTGGTGCTCTTGAttttttaaagaacagggtgtatatatatattacacctatcagccataacattaaaaccacctccgtGTATTCTACACTCAGttcccattctctcagcttcattGGCCACTCTAGtacatttgttgctctgcaaactttgtttgcccacttacaccctgttctttattggtcaggacccccacgcAATCACCAGAGATCAAATATGAAtcgtgtggtggatcattctcagcaccaTTAGCATTGAGTACATTTTTGTCGCGTGAATATCTCTAGAATGACAAGTATGACTTCCTATGTTGGTGGATCCAGCTGTCTTGTGTTTACAAACAGCTAGGTTCaccgtgtgtgttgcccagcaACGATTGGTGTTTTACTATCAGTTCTGCAGTTTTCTGGCACAAACTTACTGTAAACCAGCCGCTCGACTTCTCCTTGTTGGAAGAACAAAGAGAGGGAGGACCGGAGAGGCCATGGGGGAGAGAGGGCGGGGCCTCGGGCACTACCAGGAATCCGCTTTAACGCACTTACTGACAGTCTGTCTTTACAGTAATGGGGGCGGGACCTGAGCGAGAACGGAGGGGCGGAGCTTCGACGCTGTGAGAATATAACCATCGAGCTGGCGTCTCTCCTCATAAAGCTAAAGCGCTGCTCACGGAAACATTGCTATAGTTGCACACAAAGGCTTCAGTGTTCTCCGTCTCTTGAACGTGGGGAACACAGCCACCAAAGAGCCGATTCATTCTCGTGTATTTTGGATATAATCCAGTTTCACAAAAGGACCCTTAAAAGGTAAATATCTAACCACTATTTAATACCttcgtttgtttatttttgtagcccTTCTGGAATAGACCCGTTTAAACTCAGGAGTTAGCCGTTAGAGAAAAATACAAGATAAAAGTACCTGAGCGGAAAGGTTTTCTctgtgttaaaatgtgttaaactgAATTTATTCCTCTCATGTAAGGCCACATATTCATTTACGTTTGAGATAAGAgtgtttttaagtttaaaacCGTTTCTGAAACGGTCTGTTATGGTGGGTTTTTACTGTAAGCGAATTCATACGTTGAGTTCACCATTATTACTTAAAGGTACGGGACTAGTTCTATGATAGAAAATACAGTTATTCAAAGCTAAGTTTACAAAggaaagctttatttaaaatattagtgTCCTGCCTTTTTTAATTACTCTTGAAATTGGAGGCTCTTTGGCTTTTATGTTTGGAAAAACCGTTCTAACACACCTCCCGCTTCTTCTTCTCCTCAGGTACCTTCACATTTCTCCAAGTCGGACAAATACTATATGCCAGCTCTCCGTGCGCAATGGTGACACACAGCAAGCCAGCAATGAGCAGCTGCACTCTGGAAGCCAGCATGCTGCTCTCTTCTAACCGTTTCAAAACCTTCAGTTCCAAGCTGCAGTACCAGCTGATCCAGAGCACAGTCAAGAAGCTCCAGGAGAGTGGCTTCTACTGGGCCTCCATCAGCGGCAAAGACGCCAACACCATCCTGGCGTCCGAGCCCAGCGGCACCTTCCTGATCCGCGACAGCTCGGATAACCGCCACTTCTTCACGCTGAGCGTCAAGACGGAGTCGGGCACCAAGAACCTGAGAGTGCAATGTGACAACAAGTCCTTTTTTCTGCAGACGGACCCCAAAAGCTCTCAGTCGGCTCCCCGCTTTGACTGCATGCTCAAACTCGTGCATCATTACATGACCTATCCGGCCTTGGGCAACATCCGCAGCACCTACTACATCTACTCCGGAGGGGAGAAGATCCCCCTGGAGCTGCTGAGACCCTTCTCCTGCACCATGTCGTCCCTGCAGCACCTGTGCAGGAAGACGGTCAATGGCAACTTGGACATTTCTAGCAAACGGGACCAGCTGCCTCAGCCTCTTAAAGACTTTCTTCAGGAGTACGACGCTCCGATTTAAAGAACAAAAGCTCAGCTCGTTTGACGTAGACGCACTGCCACCGAGCTGTTCGCATGACTGAAGCGGTGATAAGAAACCATAGCTAAAGAACACGGGACTGGGCCCAGAAGGTTTCTCGCTCTGACAGCTTTCAGAGGAGGACTCTGAGGAGCCAGATTCTCTGGTGGTTTGAGTTGTGGgtgaaaaataatgtaaatagaGTGCTGCTATTGGTCACAGGAGAGATTGTTTCTCTCTAGATCAGTCTTATTTGCACAAGAAGTTGTCATCAAGACAATGGGTCAGCGGTTTCGGCGAAAAAGCATAGCTACCACTCGCAAAACACCAGCTCCAAAATGGGCCTTTTTGTAAACTGCCTAACGTACAACTAGCTAACAAGCTACTAGCAAATGTAACAGACTCTCTTTGTGGATGGGCAGTTTGCACTGTTCCTTTTACTTGCCCCACCGCACTGGTAACACGATCCACTCCACACGGCCTTACGGGCACCAGCCTCTACCTCCGCACTGCCCCAAATCCGCCTGTGCTTACCGAGCAGGGAGAGGACTTGACATTTAGCGGAAACCAACCGCTGCCTTCTTCCAAGTAAATATTTGTGCCTTTCATGGAAAAAGGAAGAACTGAGTAACAGAGCAGCACCCGAGGCAGAGGAGAAGAGATGGTTACGAGAAATGACTTTCTGGGGAAAGGGAGGGCAACAGGGGCaggaaacaacaaacaaacaaacacaaaaataagaTCATTTTGTTATCAGTGATgtcttttttttgtggttttctttGAATCCCTTAGAGATCAAAATCAGTGTGGAACATTAGGCAGCAGTTGTAAGCAAGGTCTAAGAAGAACTGTAGTGCTGAGGTGAAAAGGATCAAGactttttcagtttttgttattttttttttttacttgataGTTTTAGAGATTTTGTTATAGGAGGAGGTAAAAGCCAGGGCCAGACTAGTCCTCACTTGGAAGAATGGTTGTATTTGTGAGGAGCAGAGTAGCAGAAAGTGCttgtttatgaatgtatttagataggggaccttttttttttttttttttttttaatcccttGTCCATGTCAAACAAAGGGCTTAAAAGGTTCACCCCCGTCTTACTCTTGTACTTTAACAAGACACTGTTTACATGTGTGAAGACATTTATTCTTTGCTGTCTTTTGTAAAGATGTTTCATCCTTATGTCTGTTCTTATGACTTGTGGTGAAAGAAAATGCTTGAAAGAAACCCAGAGAAACCACAAAAGCAAGCCGACTGAAGACTTtgcacatatttatatttataagtcATTTCAGTAATTTATAATAAAGAGCActatttttctaaaaaaaaaaaatcctctgtgtctttgtgaTGATTCCTACAGTTTCTGGAGTGATTTGAGTGGGTGCCacggctaaaaaaaaaaagttgtggcaaaggttaaatatatcatacattTACACGGCCATGATAGCGCTTATTAGTGAAGTATTCTTTTACGGTACACACACACGACACCACCCGCTCTTGCCCAGTCATGTTCTTTACTCAACATATTTGTGAGCATATTTGGGAAAGTCTAACCTCAGAGCGGCCCGTCCCGCTGGATGAATCAGACTTCAGAGTTAGAAGATGGTTACTGTTGATTCAGAGATATTTACTCCTGAAAACGGGAATTTTCCTCCCCgctcccccccacccctccccgtCTCTGACATTGCATTTCCAGTAAAGCTTCAACTCTTATGAGTAACCAGTCCTTTGTCCACACAGGATTATCATCAATGTATCACACGGAGATATGACAAACCCTATCATTACAGAGAAATGAGCATGTTTCATGGCGTGTGTCCTGAATCAGATACGCCTTCGATGTGATTCTAAGGAAAAGCCTTTCATTTGGATATTCATTCTTTTCCTTAAACTTTAGAAAAGGAAGTTATTCACCTTCCAATTTTCATTGACAAAATAGACCCACAATGATCGAGACAGGAAGAAGTATTTAAGGGAATCAACGTTCTTCTGGCATCAATGCAGTGTGGTAGAATGTGGCACCTCCAATGTGGACCAAATAGCTTTAGCCTTTTAGCTTTAGCCTTTTAGCATTAGCCAATTAAAATATAGATGGaaaagactggtgccccatccagggtgtgttcctgccatgacCCCCTCTGACCCTGATCAGGTTAAAGTGCTtgtagaagatgaatgaatgaatgaaggtagAGCCATAGTTTGTGGCTTAAAGCCACACTAGGGAGAACGTAGCATTTTAGCTAACTGTTGAATATtgtaattcacgtttacagGCCTGGAAACCAAGGAGGGGaaagggggtggtttcctaccctcctccaaatgttacatagtgtagtttctgcagtgctgagcccggagtagcaatgacagccTTTTTTTCTCCGTGTTaaaagcatcacagtgattctgaAGCTACAATCCTCAATTCAATCTGCAGAATTCAATAGTGGCCCTAGCTTCTATTTCTCACTCTCATAAGAATATTCCAGTTCCTTTTGCTACTATAACCCGCTGGATGATACTTACCAGCAGAACAGCTTTAATATTCTTGTCATTCACTAACTTCAACGATGTGGGTGCCTCCAGAAAGTCTAAACATTTACATTCCCTCCCACCAAGCTCTTGACAATGAGACCAAACagcctttaattttttttttcccgctCGTCATGAGCCGCACCCTGCAGAGGGTCATTGAGCTGGAAGTTCTAAATAAAGGCTTGTCCCAGATGAAGATGGCATGGCAGGTATTCACCTGCTAGCACAGTGAGTACAGTGTAAACAAAGCGATGTGCAGTTGATCAGGGCGGGGAGTGCTTTTTGAAAAGAAAGGCCATGTGCCGGCGTGTGGGTTGTGTAGCTATTGTACGCTCGAGTCTCGTGGGTGTTCCGCATGTCAACATCTATTCTGAAGTACAGGGCTGGTGCGTCTGCTGGGAAACCGATTAGGCTTTCCTCTGATCTCAGCTCTGTGTTGTGGTCTATCCAGCGCAGACTGAATGCAGCTAGCGTTTCACATACACTCGCATGGGGTCAGAGCGTGCAAGTGCCAGAGCGGCCTTAACATCTGCTACAACTGAGAGCATGTGCGTGTAACCACTCATCTTCTAGTGTAAATAACCCTCCTTCAGAGGAGTGTTCCCCACCATGTGACGTCAGTTTTGACACTGTGTGCAGTGCTTAGTCGAGCGTGGCTTTACAACTCGCTATTAGTTTCGAGAGCATAAACCCTTCTACAAATGCTTGCCAAGGTCTTCTGACTCACTTTTTCTTCCAAGCTGAGTAGTGAATActaaaataagattttttttgaCAGTCAGCAAGGCCTCATCTCCATGAAATGAACTTTAGAGGAGAGGCGAAAAGCCTGCAGTGTTCTTTCTAGTTTTTACCCTTGCTCCCAAGGTCCATTTACAACATTTGTGTGTCCCCAAAACATCCGTAAGTCATTTTCTGCTTGACCTTTTTCCAACCTCCTTTTATCTCTAACAGTTCACCAGGCGGCTTGTTGATGTCTGGTTCGGGTGAATGATCTGCCTCTGTTCTTATTGGCTGTGCCGTGTTGTGCCCTACTCAAAAAGCAGTTTGAGTTGAAACAGATGAATAAGGGAGGCTTAACTGCCCAATCTAAAGAGTAGGGCGTAGTAACATATTTTGTATACATGTTGGCTCTTGTGACTTCCCAGAAACACTGCAATGTTGTAGCGTAGCATAGCATAGTTCTCCAAAAAACCAGTGATTCACCCTGAAAAGTTCCCAGATTATAACAGGCACCAAAGTAGTTtggttgcatttttattttaaaaacctaatgcaaattaaaacatgttttaattggGAAATGGGAAATGACAGCGCTTGGTTTGAGCGATCGTTTTTTGTGCACGATTGGTGAACATCTGTTTGTGATGTGTCAGGCATGTTTAAATGCAGCAGTGAGTAgaccttgtctcacttcctccaAGCATGCGCTGCACTTTCTGTGTGCTTCCTGTTGCTCAGGAGTTTACAGTAAacctgagagagaaaaaaaaacgatgTAAACGATGAGACCTTTTGCCTTTTGACCTGAAACCAAGCAGCTTCCCTCCTCCCACAAACAAAAGCAGCTCGTGTAGCTTTCAAAGAGCTGATACCGAGGAAaggataaaggggaaaaaaatgaagaaaaaccgGTATAAAATGAGGAGTAGCTATTTAAGAGGAATTaatattatttcttttatttcattatttttttttaatgcttctattttttttcctcacatcTGTTGAATGCTGAAAGGGGAAAGCGTGTGGTTCTTATCACACAGCTGAGTGAAAGGGCAGGTGGGAGGAATGTGACCCTGTGCAGAAAACAAGCTTTCCTGCCAGGGCTGGGGTTATGAGGAAAGCTATCTTTGTGGCACGCGTGCAGCACGATCACACGGAGAAGCTGAAAAGTAAACACACAGTTCACCTTGTGCCTGAGCGAAGCAAGTGACAGCTAAAAATATTCTATTATCTATTATAGCCTTTGGCGAGAAGCTATTACTGGAGTGTTCTAGACGTCACCAATAACAATTCAGCTGCTAACTATAGCACTGTGTAAAACTCACTGTTAATTTATCTCCATTGcaaacagccaatgagaacaagGTGTTCATTCCCCAGGAGGAATATGTACTTACTTACACAGGGCTTTTTAGACACAGAGTGTACAGCAAATGTTTTCACCCTGTGGTGTTGGtttgtcgctgcacagtgtgtgtcgctcgccctctagtccttcatcagtgacacaggacgctgtcggctggatgtttttggtcggtggactgttctcagtccagacactgaggggtttaaaaactccagcagctgctgctgtgtctgatccactctacaccagcacaacacacactaacacaccaccaccacgtcagtgtcactgcagcgctgagaatgacccaccaccacatcacacctgctctgtgggggtcctgagtgctgaagaacaggatgtgatgggggataagaaagtatacaGAGCCACATATGGACTATTTTGTCTATGTTCACTTTCTTAAAcgaataaaaacagaaacagtttAAACCAAATCTCCTCAGTTTTGAACCGTTTGCCAAACCTGCATCCACATTAATAATTCTTACACATGAGGGAGTTAATTACACATTACAACCATGAAGGTGTGCctcacccacacagacaacatTACAGCAGCCAGTCTCTGCCAGAACCATCATCACACATTTGTTACTTGGCCGAAAGGCAACATGAGGCACGTTGGCTCCTTAAAGGCATCATCTATGATTGCAGGCACACTctgttctcttgtttgtttacgatcagaagctccacatcttttaaggtggaatgatattTTTAAAGGGGAATGAAGGACTGTGGTATTAtctaagattttattcactgtctgaattacaaccgaaattcatttgtaattttTGCAGCACGTTCGGTcgctgtttattttcatgcagttagtgcttttttaatttagaaccagttccatctacagcaaaaaaaaaaaaaaaaagtcagtcttacccacctatggagcaggtaTAAAGCAGCATCCTcatcttttcatgtttttttgagGTCTATTCGTTGTCTAAAAATCCTCCAGATGcagtttctctgccatgagccaagagagagaaaaccaagCAAAACGGACtgagaccctttgtttttttgttttttttaaaaacccatttacagacaccagcacattagaccagttttaaGCGTGGAAACAGACTGGTGAGCAGTGAATAGTGAGAAATATAAAAAGTGTTATGGagctaaaacaaaacaatggcTATTGCAGTGCTGTACCAATCCTGCTCACCAGCTTCAAGACCTGTATCTGCCCTTCAGTCCCTGCATCTGTTACACTCTACACCTCCACTCCACACTTGCAACTACCTGTGGCATCTGTCATCCCCATgtaagaacactcagaaatatgATGAGACTGATTTAGAACAGATGTTTACTAAAAAGTAGGCCTCCACTACTTCTACAGACCTCAATGCTGCTTCTACATTTACTGCAGCGAATTTAAGTTTTGGTTCCTCCATCTTCAAGGGAGTTTTTCTTTCCTACTCTTGCCTTTGGCTGGTCACTTGGggtaatatatatttgttttttgtgttaattctgtaaagctgtgtTGTGACCTCGTCAGGTTGTTAAAGAAACTATATAAATGATCTATAAATCTCACTTGACAAGTCCATTGcctcacactcacaactgtggccaatttcacacagccagtcgaCTTGGCAGTACGCGTTTATGAAATGTAGAAAAACACCAGTATTCCCGGAGGATACCAACGCAGACACAACAatatcctcacagacagtcgagGGTCGAAC encodes:
- the socs3a gene encoding suppressor of cytokine signaling 3a; amino-acid sequence: MVTHSKPAMSSCTLEASMLLSSNRFKTFSSKLQYQLIQSTVKKLQESGFYWASISGKDANTILASEPSGTFLIRDSSDNRHFFTLSVKTESGTKNLRVQCDNKSFFLQTDPKSSQSAPRFDCMLKLVHHYMTYPALGNIRSTYYIYSGGEKIPLELLRPFSCTMSSLQHLCRKTVNGNLDISSKRDQLPQPLKDFLQEYDAPI